The stretch of DNA TTTCCTCAACAAGTTCATCATCAAAGTTATAAGTTATAGCACAAACAGCCGAAGGAGCAGCAGGTGCCAGAGCCACCAATCTAGGCGCAAATCCCAGAGCTTAGGATTTTCTGGGCCGCAAATCAGGTCAGGCCACAGGCACAAATCTCTGGCTCAATCCAAGctgaaaaaaattttccacgaTAATCAACTTTGATACACGTTTGCAAAGGCCAAAGTCTCGGCATTGCCTTGTAGGCTTTTCCGCCCGGCCTTCTTGGCATTAAAATGCCGAAAATGATTGGGAAAATCGCAAAAGAAATCCGGAAAAGGCACAGGCGCCCAACGTTTTTGGGGCCAAGGCGAAAGTCCCTTAtccatattttttatggccagggaggaaaatggaaaagtttaTGTTAAAGCCACTCTCGCCCTCGTCGATGAACTGTGTGGATAATCGCGAGGCCGTGTTCCTGGCCATTTCCACTGGCTTAGCTTGGCCCATTGGCTGCGGTTGTGTTTGTGGGTGGTGTTTGGGTTTGGCCAAGATGTTTGCCTAGTTTATTGAGCTGGGGGAAAGCTAAATGGAATTGCCCGCCCTGCGATTGAAGTGCAATTAGAGTAAACatggaaaatgcatttaatttaatttctagcTAATCAGGAGATTTTTCTTGGTTTGAGTAAATATAAAGCAAAGgttttatgaaaatttaaatatttaaaatgatttctaGGAatgaacatatttttttagctgTTTTCAATTGAAGTTAATAAgcctataaaaaattattttatgatttaaacatGTATTGGCTCTTTTTTTCATGTACTCTTATTGTTGACGGCTTTACGATAATAAAAAGGATCACGCTAATTGCttgaaaacatttaataaagtgcagagcgaaataaaaaatatgacaaaataccCTGTCTAACTAAACAGCCATTCTGTGCGTAGACAACTTTTCCAATTGCTTTTGTCACAATACACTAATTGGTCCGCTCAAGGATAAAAGGCAAaatgaatttatatattttttttaaccaaaacaGAAATACAAGCCGCACAACCAGACAGGAAAAATGACAAAACACAACTAACAGTTCACAGTCGAGTTCATCTATAATCCACtacaaaatcattttcatAAATGCTGAAATATGGGTAGacaaactgcaaaaaaattaaacatatatttcatttatggAAACGTTTCGCTTTCGTGTTTTTTTgcgaaaatgaaattttacatttaacatgACCAATTAATGTGCGGCAAAGCCGCAAATAAAACCGCTTAATTACGTGACACGGCCAAAAGGCAGGCGAACCCGACAGCAACAAAGGCAAAAGCGGCTGAAATGCAGAAATTTGCATGACACGCAtcgaaatgaaataataatatggTTAATAAAGCCAGCCGCATCTGATTCATTCACTGCGCCGCCACATCCATGCCCAGATGTTCGCCCACATCGCTCGAACCCACCGCCGATTTCGCTGATTCCACCGATTCCTGGCCAGGATTCCGATTCCAGACTCTCCGGCCTCGAGGCCAATTATCGCACTTATTTCGCtgctaattaaaatgcaattatttgCTTTAAACAACATAATCCCATTGACAGGGACTggcatttcattttatttgcatatattgAGGCTATTGAGGTAAACTTTTGGGTTGCAGTGGGTGTTTTTGGCTTTGTGGAGCTGAAAACCGCTTGAGGGATTTAGAAAGCCGATTCTTTTCACACAACCATTGATCTGATGGTTTTAAGTGACCATATTAAGCACTGAAAATATGTATAAAGTTGTAAGAGATATTTGAAAATCTAAAAGTATTATTTACGCAACGTTGGATTAATTATTCTCTATTATTTGAATACCTAGCTTTATTCTTATCATAAGCATTTAGGTAGATGATTACAAATCCTGAACATTGTATGCACTGAAAATATGTATAAAGTTGTAAGAGATATTTGAAAATCTAAAAGTATTATTTACGCAACGTTGGATTAATTATTCTCTATTACTTGAATACCTAGCTTTATTCTTATCATAAGAATTTAGGtaggtaaataaaaatcctaagtTCCCCATCTTTTTAAGTAATACCCTACAATTTTTAGacagaaaaacaaatgaatatatttaataatgtatTTTCCCCTATCTAAAATCCCCAGAATTATCATTGTTCCATATCGGCATCTGTAGAGCAGTCCTCGTCATCCTCGGCGGTGATGTGAATGGGTGGAGCCTTCACGTTTCCGCGATACGGATGCACTGGCACCTGGACCATTCGTTGCCTGGGACTTATCGCCTGCGTCGTGGCCTCGACATACTGACCCCCATTGGCGGCCACATTGCGTCCAGCTTCTTCGACGAAATCCGTGATGATTTGCCACAACGGCAGGCGATCCGCCAAGCCGCGCGAACGAGCCTGATGCACTGCAGCGGTGGCAATCAGGGTGAAGTTCATGAGTCCGGCATTGAAAATATGCAACCAGGCACTGATCTGTTGCTGACTGTCGATGGAAACCGCTGGCGGCATGGGAAAAGGCATGGGCATTGGCACGGGAACGGAAATGGGTGCAGCTGGTGGATTTGGTTGGCAATCCTGGTAGGGTGGCACCACCGGATGACCGCTTATGTTGCGCTTTTGTGGCAGCTTCAGGGATTTCAAGGCCACCGGCGGCGATAAGGATGATGATTTGGAATTGATTGACGAAGCCGATGATTTTGTGCTGATGCTGACTTGCGGTTTGGCCAAGGACATGGCCAGAATCGAGGGATAGTTGGCGGTTCCTGTGCGGTAATGATGATGTATATGAGCCTAGAAAGTCCCCATTCATTACTCACCTGGCTGGCCAGTTGCCTCGCGGGCCATTCGCTGCTCAGCTCGTTTCACCCAACCGCGAACCGTGGACTCCGGAACACCCAGCTCACGGGAAATACCGGCCTTGGTCTCACCACCGCGGATGCGGGCAATGGCTCGTTCCTTGTCGTCCAGAGAAACTTGCACCCGGGGTCGCTTGCCGCGCGGCACTCCAAATCTTTCCATTCTATGGTAAGGCGAAAATCGAAAGTCGGTGGTGTCCTAACCAAGCGAAGATTCGAGAAGAAAGGCAGCGAAGAACTTTCGACTGGTTTTTGGCTCTAGAGATTTACACAATTTCACTCGCGTTGCCCGATTCCAGACGTTGTTCTGTTCAGCTCGACACGACGATTATAATGACAGGAGTTGAGAGGTCCCGGGCCTTTTGAGTTTGGGTCAGCTGACGTTTAAATCGGCGATGGTTTTCTTCGCGTTTCTACAGGCCTCTTCGTCTTTCCCTTTCGATGACATTTGATTTTCCCTTGCTCCCCTTTctcctttctttctttcttcagTGAACCCTTCGACGCAGGGCTGCATTTTGTCCTCGGGACTGCCAACTTGCGCGGACCCAAACCCTCCAATCGAATTTAAGCGCTTTTAAAtttctcattttatttattttcgtacttttatttatacatttatttctgACGTACACTAAAATATGTGTcctaattttcaatttttttttttcatttctttgtGGGTATTAACTTCCATTCATTTCTGGGACCTTCCTGCTTTATTCTTTCTTGGGGTTTTTACACACTTATTGTGGGGGTCAACTGTACCTTTGAGGtgcagaatttattttaagaagtaTTTCAGTTTCAGTGAGGAGTTCTCTGTCAACAATTTTTGCGTGGGAGTAAGTGAACAAGGGATTGTTTTTGTAATCCACAATGCCGCACTAGTTCTTCCGAATCCTTTTCTTATAGACTTAAATACTAGAACCATTTGTAGGTTTCAATTTACAATTTCTCTGGGGATTATCGATTTTGGTTTCGCCTTTCTAAAATTCCTGCCACAATTTGTGGAATTCATGGGGGGAAGTTCTTTATTCAATTATGGACTAGGTAAATCTATGTGCAAAAAATATACCCTATATATTGTATATCGTacattatatacatatgcatgtatatatatgtatgtatatacgcCTGGTTTTGCTTGACAATTTGCCAACAATAGTACAATGTATTCGTATTGTATTTTATCGATATAATAACTAATAAAACCACTAacaattgtttattttaattattcttattaCTTGGAATTAAACGCTTGTTTTCGTTTTggctttattttggttttgtcATTTTACCTGTCTACCTTAATTAAAATCTAGTTTCTTTATGCCTTTTAAAGTATTccgttttttatttcaacaaTTATCACGtgacaatttttcatgttttaattaatttattcagGGCAGTTTAAGTTCTTTCctttgtgtgagtgtgtgttttttaaacatttatatgTTTGAgggcttttatagtttttatcgTACAATTATTCTCAATTAATATTCATTAGATGTCACGTAGAGCGAAAGTTATAGACTCGACTGGGCAGAGCTACTTACATAGTTATAGGGGGATTCTATTCCTTTTGTATTGTAGGTGGAAAAAGAAAGGTCCTTTTACAGGAAACTTAAAAGTATTtggtaaaattattaaatataaaaactaatacAACAGTTTTGGAGGTTTCTTAACGGTAcaaagtaagaaaaatatttaaaaagtattgcagtattttaacttttaatatttgttcaatATAAAATGGGAATAATTTCTCCATAGTTGGAttggttaaataaaatataaaagagtTACAATATAATTATCGGTCTTGTAGtaagaaatgtttaaaaagtttaaacatttaaaataaattttctaaaataatttttcttagtaatCCTCTTGCAGATGATGTCTTCCTTGCTGCTGGGAGGACCTTCTGCACATTCGCCTCAAAATGGCGAAGAGCAGGGCAAACATGAGACACAGTCCCACGGTTATCAGAGCCAACTTTCCATATGGCAGTTCGCTGAGATCGCGTCTCAGGCAGATCTCGGGTGATTCATCGTGCAGCACCAACTGCTGGTACTCGCCAGCATGATGGAGGAGTCCCAGTTGCTCCAGATTCCACTCGATATGTCGGGTAAGCTGCGACAAGGTCGAAGTGTGCGTCACATTCGGGCAATTGGCTATTCCATTGCAGATCAGATGCTTGGGAATGCAGACTTCAGTGTCGCCGGGACATCGGAAATCGCAGCCGCCGTCTTGGAGCAGTGAGGCGGCCAAACTGCCATCGGGATTGCGGGGCAGGTGGAAGAGTTCCGTCCACACAAGCCGGAAGATGTTGCGTCCCGGCTGACCATCTCCCGTGTATTGGATAAGCACGGGCAGGGGTTCCTGATCGGCACCCGTGGCTCCCAGTTCAGCGGTGGTTAGAATGGGTAAATCCCTGGCAAGGGAAATATTCTCCGGGCAGACCACAAATCGGGGCTCTAGACGTCCCGCCAAATAGACCTCAATCTTGGCACTTTCGCAGCTGCGATCCGCAAAGCGAGCCTTCTCCAGGTTCAGCCACAAATCTCGCTGGGCGGCCACTTTCAGTTCCCAAATGCACTTTTCCCGGCGATAATGATGCTCTGGCGGTGCCATGGGTCCCGAAACCATGGCCAGTGCTTTTTTGTAGGGAAACACCAGCTCGCCATCGGGCGAGGGACCCAGGGTAATGGGTCCACACAAAGGACCGTGGGCAAACTCGTAGGTTGCTTCGAACAGGGGATTGGGGTTCTTGAAGTACGATGTAATGGCATGCTGGCCCTGCACAATCATCTCGAGATTCATCTGATCCGCCGACGATATAACTCTCACCGCCCGCGGGATATTATCGCAAAAGCAGGCCAGGTTATTCTGATATTTATCCCGCTCCTCccaaatcaccaacttatccACTCGCTCCTCGTGACACCGAGTGCAGGCATTGCTGTTATAGGGCAGCTCCTTGAAGGACACCGCATTCACTTCGATAATAGCTCGAGCATATAGCCTTCGATCCGTGACAAATTTATACTGACAGCGGACATCACTACCCCCAGTTCGCTTAAAAATCAAGGAATTCAGGGGGGATCGAAGACGACCACCTGGGTGCTTCCAGGCATACATCACCTCATCGCAAAGGGTGTTCGGTACAGGATCCCCGAAGCGAGTGTTGTTGAAGAAATCGTAGTGCGCCCAGTAGTACAGTGAGCTGCCGCTGTAGCTGCCTGTTTTCGAGTCGAATTGAACGTACAGCGAGGGACTGGTGCTCACGAAGTCAACTTTCTCCATTGGCCGGGAGAAGGTGTCGCAGAAGGTCTTGATGATACGCGCGGGATCGGCGTGGTCCGAATCGTAGATGGTCAGCGATTCCCCGCAGTCACCTTCGTACTTCAAGATCGGAGATTCGATGCGATTGATGCGGAAactgcaaataaaataattgtaaagtcaattaatttttgtgttgggattttcaaaaaaaatcggtatcgaatttacattatttaagatcaattttaaattgatatgcggcaggtaaatttaaactggtcgaaaagagtatttccTGTAAATGTGTTTACATGGCCAcatcgattttacgggaacatgCTTTTTTTATGTGTAAGAAAACTTTGATaagattttgttttgattgttAATTAAGACTTATTGAGCTTTGAGTATAAGTATActtttatacaaaattaacTTATATCCCCCAGTAAAACCCCTCTTAATTTCCGAAAAAACATCGGATGCAGTTTTCTGAAATATCTTTTTGTCCTACAGTGTCAGGCATAATCATAAGTCGCGTCTGGTAAACACCTCACTCGGCTGCTGGCTCTCTGCCAGGCCGCAATTCTGGCCATGTCCTTACGTCCtacaatttaatataaattccaCCTGCCAACAGGTAAAAATAGCCCCGTTTCGCTCTTTCGCTCCCTAAAAGCCGTCTCTATCGCATACACGTAGCCTCGTTGGGGTTTTTTGGGTCGCGATGTGAGTTACATTTCTGCCTCCATCAAATTGCATTCCAAAACTATTTGTGGCAGGCTGACGAAAACGATGGGAGAGCGCCAAGGATATTTGAAAGGAGTTGATGTGGAAGGCCAATTTTCTGCAGTTTTCCCGCATTACGTTGCTAGCTGATGTGACTGCAGTATTTTCGGGGAGCGAAATTCTAGTTGGGTCAGCGGAAATTAAAGGACCAATGcgacattatttattattgggTTTGATAACATCATTAATGATATCAACTACCCATATTTattgtcaaaaatattttttgatcagCGATTTGAGTtgtaaagttatttttaaaccaaccTTATTCAACCTTCAAAATGAATGTTTTTCCCTTATTACAAAATCCCAAAACACACAATTGCCGAGACCCTAAAAATAACATCCATTGCTCTCAGTTACTTATCCCGCAAAATCCACAAATGGTTATATAACTCGGCTCCTGTTTAGGTTTTGCGTATATCCTTTTATATAACTACCATTCAGAGTGCGGTGAATACATTCTATGCAATTACATTTGCCTCTATCCAAAAATATGACataatacaacattttattaacTCACACAAAGTTGGCTAAAAAAAGAGGCAAGGACCAAGGGTTTCGGGGGGATGGGAGGCCGCAGAGAAAAATCACCATCATCAGCAGTTTGAAGGGAGGTCGGCGAACGGGGGGcgctggccacgccccctaatCTACGTCGCTGGCAGGCAGCAGTGTGGCACAAATTTCATTTGgtttccctcttgttttttatgccCGTGAGTCTCGCCCCTCACTATTCATAATGGAGCAGagttactatttttttacccAACTATATCCCCATATCCCCCGGCTCCTTCTCGGCGCTTTTCGACGTGCCCATACCGTTATTCACGTACGCGTCGTCGAAAAGTAAGCCCCGACACCCTGCGGCATGTCCTCGTAATCCGTTTGCAGCCTAGCCCAATTCCAGTTGGTACACTGAGGGAAAACTATGCCTTATTGGGatattaatttaacattttatcctaaattaaaaataaatgttacataaaatagattgaattttctgTGAGATTAGTCCAtatatcatttattttaatcaatataTAGGTGTGCCATATCTAAGATGACCtattaacataaaaatattatacactgcactatgggcaaaaaattcgaaagtgaggcatttttaaatttttttgttcttcagtattacataaatgaccttctgtggttatttacaatacttaaaggaacctaaaatccattttcaaagaattttatttggcgtttttcgctattttttcccttaagaaattcgaaagtttgaaatagggtcacacgtttacaaaaagggacgaaaaactttgtagttttcacacctcgatttctttggttattgtaagccaaccaaaaaagtttaaatatggatacaaagagtgaaggattgttaaataaattataaacactgaatgtttattatatgtgctttttgtccatttgtttGATGAGTTGTCGCTTAGTTTTTAGATgacaaataagaaatgtatttttgctttctgtggagTGTAAGATGTGAGTATAGGAGAGTATAGGCAAGGTAAAAATAggaagttataaacaaaacaattgctaatcgaaccctatcaatactttttgcacgtttttgcacgttatacgtaaaacctccatgttgtagttgcattcgagttctgtcactacacattgcttaatgtttgtatcggcaacaaccggcaacaaaccgctgtgatggaatttgttttgcaaactatgaacggaatcgaattaagcgatagtcagcacacaatagtcaaaaaaaaattaagcagattgttgccttttttagtcgtaatttgccaaaatgtcaTAGAATAATAGACCGATTCAAGGAAGAACATTTCCTGCGGCTTTCGTcgaacatgaaaatttcatttttggaaaagggcttgccaagcgacaaacctggtcgcaaatgcctaacttctaatgaggcaggaccacgattaaagcgtaaggtggcatctcaattggcgaaagaaaaagaaaattcgatgccattaatttggcatggtgcttctttttggcaaaaaatatcaaacaagaagatacttcagttttgttgcgaaaggcgttaaatatgaaatatttattaacaaattcattttttttatatccttgcctttaaaagtaaatatgcggcgttggcggttgatggagacttggtccaattcaaaatttaacaaaaacagaaattgtattacagttaccaacacaaacaacattttctttaaatccttgccttcaaatgtatatctgcggcgtgggcgtaggatgaatatgtggtccgattcaaaaagcaacaaaaaccgaaattacatcttagccttaaaagtatataacaaaaattttagatttgtatctttaaaactggagtTAATGCCTCAAGGACTGAATATTTGCCCATAGTGCActgtatacaaaaaatatttttcatatggGTCCTAGAATTTAGTGTGGTTTCTTTTAGTGTAACGCCGAGGATCTAACTCCCAGTCCGAGTTTCCCGTTATGCTGACTCAGTGGGCGGGTTTATTTTGGGGGTAGTAGGGGTTTTGGGGGTCTGTTGTCAACTGGTTAGCCTGGTTATGTGCATATGGGAGTCGATTGGTGCCATAGCCAAAGGCCCAGAGCGTCAGTTTATGTGGCCATAAGGCTTATAAATAGCCCAAGTATGCGACATGTCTTGTGCATTTCAAGCGGATTTTTGTTACGTTTTTTTGGGGATCCACTGGCCCTGCGATAGTGGGCTAAAAAACGTACTAGATAGCtacaattgattttatttttggatatttGCAAGATTGCCGAAGGGGAGCAAAGGATTTTATGAGTCATCTGTGTGTAATAACAGATACAAACATCAGAAGAACTTGAATGCGGTAAAATAAAGTAGGGAAAATAAGTGGAATGTACTGAGGAAATGGTAAGAGTTTAAAGTTAAGGAGGTCATTGAAAAgtctctcaaataatgattgcAACCTTGTGTCTTCTAGTTGCAAAACATTACAACGTAATGTAATAGGAAGTCGCAAATGATAGTGGATAATGCACAATAGTAACACAATCTATCGGATAATGGCACACTAAACCAGACGCTGATGAGTTGTTAGTAGCTAGTAAAACTAGTACACGGCCAACTCCCCCCGACGACCATTTCACTCACAACATTATTGGGAAAAGTGTGTGCTCTGCACAAGCAAATGGATTGCTTATCCATCCCCGTACTACTAAGGAGCAAACTTAAGTGCAATATACTCAAGGAGTAGTTCAACATCTGGTCAGCTCACTTGGAAAAAATCGCAGTAGATAGGTGGAAGACAAAGAccgagcaaacaaaaaaagtggGAGGAAGGCAGGGAAGCCGAAAGCGAAGCCATGACATGTTACTTAAATGAGCAACTTTGTTGGAAACAATGTCGACAGCGTCTAGACTCGGAACTTGGGACCCGGGACTCGGGACTCGGGAATCCTGCGACAGGCAGCAGGACAACAGCTCCCACACACTTAGGTGGGTGGGATACTTTCGGGTGGTTGATGAAGTAGTAGGGGTAGGTGTACGAGGTAAATGTAAACTGACAGTTACGAAGAGGACTGCGAGAAAACCTTCCTAATGGGCTGCCTTTGTGGCCAATACCCTGGCAGAGGATATTATAATTTGCCTCGACGTTGCAATATCGTGAAGAAGATGTAACTTACACTATAAAGTATATCTATATTATTTATCAGTCAAAGGATATCCTTTCTTAAAAACACTGGGATATCGGAAACTACAAGTTCTTATTACTTATGGTGTTAACtacgaattttattttaaatcgttcttgttttttgatatcttttattatttcatttgctTAAGGCCCCGTAGCTTTAGCTAAGTTTAAGTTCgtctgtaaattttacattatagtcgaacactttataataataataataattatttcaaaattcaaaaattatattgatGCAATATTTGTATcatataaaatgttaatacTAATAAGGGAacttaaaaaggaaaacatatttaataaaatattttttaaaagggtttCTACTTAAAAGGTGTCATATGATCCACTTATTTGTTAGGGTATCCTAAGCTTCGATCTTTATAGTTACCGTTCTTTCTTATTGCCTCTGTAGTTGTTGCGTTGTCGGCTGCAACTTGAGTGAAGTTGGCAGAAACAACAAACTGCAGCAACAACCCAaaacaaccacaacaacattggcaataacaacaaccacaaGGACAAAAACTTGGCCAGAAAAGCAGGAAAAATGTTGTGGGTGTGTGCCGAACGCAGTTTCCCATTGCATTTTTCGTCTACTTTGAACTTTTGCCGAAAAagagaacaaaaacaaaaagaatggGAGAACCCACGTAGCTTTGGCCATCTCTTTCACTCAGAGTATAGCTCTCTCTTTCGATTGCTTACCCTATTCGGTTGCATTTTGTGCACTGTAATCACGCAATCATGTTGCCCACTTCTGAACTCTTAATGGCAATCGGTGTAAACGTGCGCACAACTTTTCCACCGCCCCCCAGATCCCCTCCCCCTATCAGCTTTTCCACCCGCTTTTCCCACTGCCCTGTTATCCAGCAACACAATGGGTTTACGATGGTTACTCGGAGCTCCCTTGGAACTCCTCTTTCCTTCTGTAGGtggacataaatatttatcttttgGCAAAAACTTGCTTGATATTTTAAACCACCCCCTGTTCTCCGCCCGATCCTTCCATCTTCCCCATGTGCTGTTGTGATGTTTGCCCTGTACACATAGTTTTCTTTAGCCGTTTCCAGCAAAAACTTGGCAATGTTCGGTAACAATTTCTGCATAAATTACAGAGCTGCAACATCAAGCGGTTGTTTGGCTTCTTCAGGCGGCGAAGGAGGTGCTCCAGAATCATTGCAATTGCAGCTGGATTACTCGAAGCGAACTTGTGTAAATGGTAGGACTTGAGATTACACAAGAGAAGGACATAAACGGGTGTGATTCAGAGAAGATTTTATCCATCAGTACAAGCAAAAAGGTTCcctataaaattcaaatgatttcatGGGGTATTGGATGTAGATCCAAATGAGATCTTTCTCAAatgatcttaaatatttaggaaataataaagaaattccTTAAAAGAATCGGTTTCTaattagaaaagtttttacaCCTTTTGTaatgtttaaagtttatttaaagattatttctatcttttattattttttaatacaatc from Drosophila takahashii strain IR98-3 E-12201 chromosome 2R, DtakHiC1v2, whole genome shotgun sequence encodes:
- the LOC108054221 gene encoding uncharacterized protein; the encoded protein is MFCGEAEQPQTFISETSYVKVLFHTDNFTDQTYFTFDSRAEQQTEVYLRYGQHPELYPNRRGEVVQGSYCEREYRDCRLQTCYVQSPAYPGLYPRALNCRYKLHTRQPYIKLYLQNEQFAVDGQRCENVMTCPIRPIGSGNEHCPYDWLAVYDGRDEHSPLIGKFCGLGKFPFSIIGTSQYMYVEFVTSPAGPLLNTGFHFNVGNWPGHVETAGIKHGVCDWLLSSDSLKDSSASEGIFLSIAHWYPPNTSCSYHIKGHVGEIVRLYFPSFRINRIESPILKYEGDCGESLTIYDSDHADPARIIKTFCDTFSRPMEKVDFVSTSPSLYVQFDSKTGSYSGSSLYYWAHYDFFNNTRFGDPVPNTLCDEVMYAWKHPGGRLRSPLNSLIFKRTGGSDVRCQYKFVTDRRLYARAIIEVNAVSFKELPYNSNACTRCHEERVDKLVIWEERDKYQNNLACFCDNIPRAVRVISSADQMNLEMIVQGQHAITSYFKNPNPLFEATYEFAHGPLCGPITLGPSPDGELVFPYKKALAMVSGPMAPPEHHYRREKCIWELKVAAQRDLWLNLEKARFADRSCESAKIEVYLAGRLEPRFVVCPENISLARDLPILTTAELGATGADQEPLPVLIQYTGDGQPGRNIFRLVWTELFHLPRNPDGSLAASLLQDGGCDFRCPGDTEVCIPKHLICNGIANCPNVTHTSTLSQLTRHIEWNLEQLGLLHHAGEYQQLVLHDESPEICLRRDLSELPYGKLALITVGLCLMFALLFAILRRMCRRSSQQQGRHHLQEDY
- the dany gene encoding tigger transposable element-derived protein 5, whose protein sequence is MERFGVPRGKRPRVQVSLDDKERAIARIRGGETKAGISRELGVPESTVRGWVKRAEQRMAREATGQPGTANYPSILAMSLAKPQVSISTKSSASSINSKSSSLSPPVALKSLKLPQKRNISGHPVVPPYQDCQPNPPAAPISVPVPMPMPFPMPPAVSIDSQQQISAWLHIFNAGLMNFTLIATAAVHQARSRGLADRLPLWQIITDFVEEAGRNVAANGGQYVEATTQAISPRQRMVQVPVHPYRGNVKAPPIHITAEDDEDCSTDADMEQ